Proteins encoded by one window of Xyrauchen texanus isolate HMW12.3.18 chromosome 24, RBS_HiC_50CHRs, whole genome shotgun sequence:
- the LOC127618163 gene encoding probable G-protein coupled receptor 75 has protein sequence MCIMNSTAWPLDLAEFEKPRNYNSSQSQSVSTNGWALIHTATLASCSLLLVLIFCLGSYGNLVVFLSFFDPAFRKFRTNFDFMILNLSFCDLFICCVIAPMFALVLFLDTGDVGSGVSKGFCFAFHLTSSGFIIMSLETVAVIALHRLRMVLGQQPNRTASFPCTLALTALLWTTSFTLAVLVTLRAYPKSSGPCLPHFGLTGNKAKVVLYVYIADFAFCVGVVSISYLMIAQELRKNAQVRKCPIITVDARRPPAPHPQLIAAGFEGMPCTVQVPSLYRNQTYNKLQHVQTHSFTKRTNQPLVPGAAAGATCCQLVSTVNLATAKDSKAVVTCVVIIISVLLCCLPLGISLTQDMVSPESSFIHYQFELCGFALIFLKSGINPFVYSRNSAGLRRRLLCCLQWLTLGFLCCKHKTRLHAMGKGNLEVNRNKSSHHETNSAYMLSPKLQRRLVDQACGPSHSRNCMPSPVATTGHKPRPPSTSTPINTRIEPYYSIYNSSPSVGPSSTNSLHLVNSQTTAFAKSYVAMQYHIHQEVLQDFDSTSAKQIPIPSV, from the coding sequence ATGTGTATCATGAACAGCACTGCCTGGCCTTTGGACCTGGCAGAGTTCGAGAAACCTCGGAACTACAACAGCTCCCAAAGCCAGTCTGTTTCCACAAACGGCTGGGCCTTGATCCACACGGCCACCCTTGCCTCCTGCTCCCTCCTCTTGGTCCTCATCTTTTGTCTCGGTTCTTATGGCAACCTGGTGGTCTTCTTGTCCTTCTTCGACCCCGCATTCCGGAAGTTCCGCACCAACTTCGACTTCATGATCCTCAACCTGTCATTCTGCGACCTGTTTATTTGCTGCGTCATTGCGCCCATGTTTGCACTGGTGCTATTTCTGGATACCGGAGATGTTGGCAGTGGAGTATCCAAGGGCTTTTGCTTTGCCTTCCACCTCACCAGCTCAGGTTTCATCATTATGTCCCTTGAGACAGTGGCTGTGATTGCCCTGCATCGCCTTCGCATGGTCCTGGGTCAGCAGCCCAACCGTACAGCCTCTTTCCCCTGTACTCTGGCCCTCACTGCTCTCTTATGGACCACCAGTTTCACTTTGGCGGTATTGGTTACCTTGCGAGCATATCCCAAGAGCTCTGGTCCCTGCCTGCCCCACTTTGGTCTTACTGGCAACAAGGCAAAGGTAGTATTATATGTGTACATTGCAGATTTTGCTTTCTGTGTAGGTGTAGTGTCTATCTCATACCTCATGATCGCCCAGGAGTTGAGGAAGAATGCACAGGTACGAAAGTGTCCCATTATTACGGTAGATGCGAGACGTCCACCTGCTCCTCACCCACAGCTCATAGCTGCTGGTTTTGAGGGCATGCCGTGTACAGTACAGGTGCCCTCGCTTTACCGCAACCAGACATACAACAAGCTCCAGCATGTCCAGACGCACTCCTTTACAAAGAGAACCAACCAGCCCCTAGTGCCTGGGGCTGCTGCTGGAGCAACCTGCTGTCAGCTGGTCTCCACAGTAAACCTGGCGACAGCAAAGGACTCTAAGGCTGTGGTGACATGCGTGGTAATCATTAtctcagtgttgctgtgttgtttGCCACTAGGCATATCCTTGACACAGGATATGGTGTCACCAGAAAGCAGCTTTATTCATTACCAGTTCGAGCTTTGTGGATTTGCCCTCATCTTCCTTAAGTCTGGCATCAACCCATTTGTGTACTCTCGGAACAGCGCTGGTTTGCGACGCCGTTTGCTCTGCTGTCTCCAGTGGCTGACGTTGGGCTTTTTATGCTGCAAGCACAAGACACGCCTGCATGCCATGGGCAAAGGAAATCTGGAAGTCAATCGCAACAAGTCTTCACACCACGAGACCAACTCGGCTTACATGCTCTCCCCAAAGCTCCAGAGAAGGCTTGTGGACCAGGCTTGCGGACCCAGTCACTCCCGGAACTGCATGCCTAGTCCTGTTGCCACAACTGGACACAAGCCTCGGCCCCCAAGCACATCTACTCCCATCAACACACGCATAGAGCCCTACTACAGCATCTATAACAGCAGTCCGTCTGTAGGACCTAGCTCCACAAATAGCCTGCACCTGGTCAACTCTCAAACCACTGCCTTTGCCAAGAGCTATGTCGCTATGCAATACCACATCCACCAAGAAGTGCTGCAGGACTTTGACAGCACCTCAGCTAAGCAGATTCCCATACCATCAGTCTAA
- the LOC127617985 gene encoding endoplasmic reticulum lectin 1-like isoform X2, whose product MRVFLRCLWVMIWVGISANREGSPVFSDEIPFRINWVGADFSLPLSGALYKEDDYVIMTTAEKEKYKCLLPSLSSTQEDDMREYSGPSPAMLLEPLFKQSSCSYRIESYWTYEVCHGKYIRQYHEDKETGQKISTHKYYLGTMKNNYGAESENAKDYETEGSDTNTEVPTKNIEGRLTPYYPVEMGHGTECTLRENQPRSTTVLYVCHPEAKHEILTIAEVLTCQYEVVVLTPLLCPHPKYRFKSSPVNDIFCQALGGSPLRPQSLSQLDRKQEELLKQPFSSSSEREEDTSPVKEEAFTSTHKPLIVGGQSQVTVGITHISRLTDEQLIKEFLSGSYCLHGGVGWWKYEFCYGKHIHQYHEDKEQGKNIVVVGSWNREDHLNWAKKNVVRSFLKDGANVIVVSHFYGNGDVCDLTGTPRQVIVKLKCMESELPHTVTVYMLEPQTCKYILRVESPVICKVLDTADENGLLSLPS is encoded by the exons ATGCGGGTGTTTTTGCGGTGCCTTTGGGTGATGATTTGGGTCGGAATTTCTGCAAACCGTGAAGGGTCACCTGTGTTTTCTGATGAAATTCCCTTCAGAATTAACTGGGTTGGGGCAGACTTCAGCCTG CCATTGTCAGGGGCCCTTTACAAAGAAGATGATTATGTTATCATGACAACTGCAGAAAAAGAGAAGTACAAGTGCTTATTGCCATCTTTATCCAGCACCCAGGAG GATGATATGAGAGAGTACAGCGGGCCGAGCCCAGCCATGCTGCTGGAACCGTTATTCAAACAGAGCAGCTGCTCCTACAGG ATTGAGTCATATTGGACATATGAGGTATGCCACGGGAAGTATATTCGACAGTACCATGAGGACAAGGAGACGGGGCAG AAGATCAGCACTCACAAATACTATCTGGGAACCATGAAAAACAATTATGGTGCAG AATCAGAAAATGCAAAGGACTATGAAACAGAAGGATCAGACACCAACACAGAG GTGCCAACTAAGAATATAGAGGGTCGGCTGACGCCATACTATCCTGTAGAGATGGGACATGGGACTGAATGCACTCTGAGAGAGAATCAGCCTCGCTCCACCACAGTGCTTTATGTCTGTCACCCGGAGGCAAAACACGAGATCCTCACTATTGCTGAGGTCCTCACCTGTCAGTATGAGGTGGTGGTGCTCACACCCCTACTCTGTCCTCACCCGAAATACAG GTTCAAGTCTTCACCAGTCAATGACATCTTTTGCCAGGCTCTGGGTGGCTCTCCTCTCAGACCGCAGAGTCTCTCCCAGCTGGACCGTAAGCAGGAAGAGCTGCTTAAACAACCATTCAGCTCAAGCAGCGAGAGGGAG gAGGACACATCTCCAGTGAAGGAGGAGGCCTTTACCTCCACCCATAAGCCCCTGATAGTAGGCGGGCAATCTCAGGTCACTGTCGGCATCACCCATATCTCTCGTCTAACTGATGAACAGCTGATCAAGGAGTTCCTGAGTGGCTCATACTGTCTGCATGGG GGTGTTGGATGGTGGAAATATGAATTCTGTTATGGAAAGCACATCCACCAGTATCATGAG GATAAAGAGCAAGGAAAGAACATTGTGGTAGTGGGCAGCTGGAATCGGGAGGATCATTTGAACTGGGCCAAGAAGAATGTGGTGCGATCTTTTTTGAAAGATGGAGCGAATGTGAT AGTTGTCTCTCACTTCTATGGCAATGGAGACGTATGTGACCTAACAGGAACACCGAGACAGGTTATAGTCAAGCTAAA GTGTATGGAATCAGAGTTGCCTCATACTGTTACAGTATACATGCTGGAACCTCAGACCTGTAAATATATTCTTAGG GTTGAGTCTCCAGTAATCTGCAAGGTCCTGGACACTGCAGATGAGAATGGACTTCTTTCTCTCCCTAGCTAG
- the LOC127617985 gene encoding endoplasmic reticulum lectin 1-like isoform X1, whose translation MRVFLRCLWVMIWVGISANREGSPVFSDEIPFRINWVGADFSLPLSGALYKEDDYVIMTTAEKEKYKCLLPSLSSTQEDDMREYSGPSPAMLLEPLFKQSSCSYRIESYWTYEVCHGKYIRQYHEDKETGQKISTHKYYLGTMKNNYGAESENAKDYETEGSDTNTEVPTKNIEGRLTPYYPVEMGHGTECTLRENQPRSTTVLYVCHPEAKHEILTIAEVLTCQYEVVVLTPLLCPHPKYRFKSSPVNDIFCQALGGSPLRPQSLSQLDRKQEELLKQPFSSSSEREVRGSREDTSPVKEEAFTSTHKPLIVGGQSQVTVGITHISRLTDEQLIKEFLSGSYCLHGGVGWWKYEFCYGKHIHQYHEDKEQGKNIVVVGSWNREDHLNWAKKNVVRSFLKDGANVIVVSHFYGNGDVCDLTGTPRQVIVKLKCMESELPHTVTVYMLEPQTCKYILRVESPVICKVLDTADENGLLSLPS comes from the exons ATGCGGGTGTTTTTGCGGTGCCTTTGGGTGATGATTTGGGTCGGAATTTCTGCAAACCGTGAAGGGTCACCTGTGTTTTCTGATGAAATTCCCTTCAGAATTAACTGGGTTGGGGCAGACTTCAGCCTG CCATTGTCAGGGGCCCTTTACAAAGAAGATGATTATGTTATCATGACAACTGCAGAAAAAGAGAAGTACAAGTGCTTATTGCCATCTTTATCCAGCACCCAGGAG GATGATATGAGAGAGTACAGCGGGCCGAGCCCAGCCATGCTGCTGGAACCGTTATTCAAACAGAGCAGCTGCTCCTACAGG ATTGAGTCATATTGGACATATGAGGTATGCCACGGGAAGTATATTCGACAGTACCATGAGGACAAGGAGACGGGGCAG AAGATCAGCACTCACAAATACTATCTGGGAACCATGAAAAACAATTATGGTGCAG AATCAGAAAATGCAAAGGACTATGAAACAGAAGGATCAGACACCAACACAGAG GTGCCAACTAAGAATATAGAGGGTCGGCTGACGCCATACTATCCTGTAGAGATGGGACATGGGACTGAATGCACTCTGAGAGAGAATCAGCCTCGCTCCACCACAGTGCTTTATGTCTGTCACCCGGAGGCAAAACACGAGATCCTCACTATTGCTGAGGTCCTCACCTGTCAGTATGAGGTGGTGGTGCTCACACCCCTACTCTGTCCTCACCCGAAATACAG GTTCAAGTCTTCACCAGTCAATGACATCTTTTGCCAGGCTCTGGGTGGCTCTCCTCTCAGACCGCAGAGTCTCTCCCAGCTGGACCGTAAGCAGGAAGAGCTGCTTAAACAACCATTCAGCTCAAGCAGCGAGAGGGAGGTGAGAGGATCTAGG gAGGACACATCTCCAGTGAAGGAGGAGGCCTTTACCTCCACCCATAAGCCCCTGATAGTAGGCGGGCAATCTCAGGTCACTGTCGGCATCACCCATATCTCTCGTCTAACTGATGAACAGCTGATCAAGGAGTTCCTGAGTGGCTCATACTGTCTGCATGGG GGTGTTGGATGGTGGAAATATGAATTCTGTTATGGAAAGCACATCCACCAGTATCATGAG GATAAAGAGCAAGGAAAGAACATTGTGGTAGTGGGCAGCTGGAATCGGGAGGATCATTTGAACTGGGCCAAGAAGAATGTGGTGCGATCTTTTTTGAAAGATGGAGCGAATGTGAT AGTTGTCTCTCACTTCTATGGCAATGGAGACGTATGTGACCTAACAGGAACACCGAGACAGGTTATAGTCAAGCTAAA GTGTATGGAATCAGAGTTGCCTCATACTGTTACAGTATACATGCTGGAACCTCAGACCTGTAAATATATTCTTAGG GTTGAGTCTCCAGTAATCTGCAAGGTCCTGGACACTGCAGATGAGAATGGACTTCTTTCTCTCCCTAGCTAG
- the LOC127617985 gene encoding endoplasmic reticulum lectin 1-like isoform X3 — protein MRVFLRCLWVMIWVGISANREGSPVFSDEIPFRINWVGADFSLPLSGALYKEDDYVIMTTAEKEKYKCLLPSLSSTQEDDMREYSGPSPAMLLEPLFKQSSCSYRIESYWTYEVCHGKYIRQYHEDKETGQKISTHKYYLGTMKNNYGAESENAKDYETEGSDTNTEVPTKNIEGRLTPYYPVEMGHGTECTLRENQPRSTTVLYVCHPEAKHEILTIAEVLTCQYEVVVLTPLLCPHPKYRFKSSPVNDIFCQALGGSPLRPQSLSQLDRKQEELLKQPFSSSSEREVRGSREDTSPVKEEAFTSTHKPLIVGGQSQVTVGITHISRLTDEQLIKEFLSGSYCLHGGVGWWKYEFCYGKHIHQYHEDKEQGKNIVVVGSWNREDHLNWAKKNVVRSFLKDGANVIVVSHFYGNGDVCDLTGTPRQVIVKLKCMESELPHTVTVYMLEPQTCKYILRVRG, from the exons ATGCGGGTGTTTTTGCGGTGCCTTTGGGTGATGATTTGGGTCGGAATTTCTGCAAACCGTGAAGGGTCACCTGTGTTTTCTGATGAAATTCCCTTCAGAATTAACTGGGTTGGGGCAGACTTCAGCCTG CCATTGTCAGGGGCCCTTTACAAAGAAGATGATTATGTTATCATGACAACTGCAGAAAAAGAGAAGTACAAGTGCTTATTGCCATCTTTATCCAGCACCCAGGAG GATGATATGAGAGAGTACAGCGGGCCGAGCCCAGCCATGCTGCTGGAACCGTTATTCAAACAGAGCAGCTGCTCCTACAGG ATTGAGTCATATTGGACATATGAGGTATGCCACGGGAAGTATATTCGACAGTACCATGAGGACAAGGAGACGGGGCAG AAGATCAGCACTCACAAATACTATCTGGGAACCATGAAAAACAATTATGGTGCAG AATCAGAAAATGCAAAGGACTATGAAACAGAAGGATCAGACACCAACACAGAG GTGCCAACTAAGAATATAGAGGGTCGGCTGACGCCATACTATCCTGTAGAGATGGGACATGGGACTGAATGCACTCTGAGAGAGAATCAGCCTCGCTCCACCACAGTGCTTTATGTCTGTCACCCGGAGGCAAAACACGAGATCCTCACTATTGCTGAGGTCCTCACCTGTCAGTATGAGGTGGTGGTGCTCACACCCCTACTCTGTCCTCACCCGAAATACAG GTTCAAGTCTTCACCAGTCAATGACATCTTTTGCCAGGCTCTGGGTGGCTCTCCTCTCAGACCGCAGAGTCTCTCCCAGCTGGACCGTAAGCAGGAAGAGCTGCTTAAACAACCATTCAGCTCAAGCAGCGAGAGGGAGGTGAGAGGATCTAGG gAGGACACATCTCCAGTGAAGGAGGAGGCCTTTACCTCCACCCATAAGCCCCTGATAGTAGGCGGGCAATCTCAGGTCACTGTCGGCATCACCCATATCTCTCGTCTAACTGATGAACAGCTGATCAAGGAGTTCCTGAGTGGCTCATACTGTCTGCATGGG GGTGTTGGATGGTGGAAATATGAATTCTGTTATGGAAAGCACATCCACCAGTATCATGAG GATAAAGAGCAAGGAAAGAACATTGTGGTAGTGGGCAGCTGGAATCGGGAGGATCATTTGAACTGGGCCAAGAAGAATGTGGTGCGATCTTTTTTGAAAGATGGAGCGAATGTGAT AGTTGTCTCTCACTTCTATGGCAATGGAGACGTATGTGACCTAACAGGAACACCGAGACAGGTTATAGTCAAGCTAAA GTGTATGGAATCAGAGTTGCCTCATACTGTTACAGTATACATGCTGGAACCTCAGACCTGTAAATATATTCTTAGGGTGAGAG GTTGA